The following proteins come from a genomic window of Nothobranchius furzeri strain GRZ-AD chromosome 1, NfurGRZ-RIMD1, whole genome shotgun sequence:
- the LOC139068919 gene encoding sorting nexin-4-like — translation MAEDGQEDSGSPLSEPDRIAPDGGLNSAVLGEGSRLLRRMEICVSEAEKRSCRNAVSMLETFTVYLIETRPLEPTADGRNSSPDSVWRRYSEFELLRNYLIISYPYIVMPPLPEKRAEFVWHKLSADNMDPDFVERRRVGLENFLLRVASHSVLSNDKILHHFLTKEQGWKDLVHETGFQAKADSRLRALNAIFRVRSPNKHLMEVKHYSDELQSYTSQLLRARTRVADRLYAVYKVHGNYGRIFSEWSVIEKEMGDGLQSAGHHIDAYAASIDDILEEEEHYADQLKEYLFYAEALRAVCRKHELTQFELEMASQDLISKKQQREELATGIVRTFSFKGITNKIFGQEAPEQREARLNLLEELTSEGEEAVKEKTAECDEHAERAVTDILQFKEQKDKDLQEALISYALMQISMCKKGIQVWSNARECFLKM, via the exons ATGGCGGAGGACGGACAGGAAGATTCGGGGTCTCCCCTCAGCGAACCGGATCGGATAGCACCGGACGGGGGTTTGAATAGCGCG GTTCTGGGAGAGGGCTCGAGACTCCTACGCAGGATGGAGATCTGTGTTTCAGAGGCTGAAAAGCGGAGTTGCAGAAACGCAGTCAGCATGCTGGAGACCTTCACCGTGTACCTGATAGAGACCAG ACCACTGGAACCAACTGCTGACGGTCGGAACTCCTCCCCTGATTCAGTGTGGAGGCGATACAGTGAATTCGAGTTACTGAGGAACTACCTCATAATTTCCTACCCATACATCGTGATGCCCCCTCTGCCTGAGAAGAGG GCAGAGTTTGTCTGGCACAAGCTCTCAGCAGACAACATGGACCCGGACTTTGTGGAGCGTCGCAGGGTCGGGCTGGAGAACTTCCTGCTTCGTGTGGCCTCTCATTCAGTCCTCTCTAATGACAAAATCCTACACCACTTTCTTACCAAG GAACAAGGCTGGAAGGACTTGGTCCATGAGACAGGATTTCAGGCTAAG GCAGATTCCAGACTCCGAGCTCTGAATGCCATCTTCAGGGTCAGAAGTCCAAATAA ACACCTTATGGAGGTGAAACACTACAGTGACGAGCTTCAGTCTTACACGTCTCAGCTGCTCCGAGCACGAACG AGGGTTGCTGATAGACTTTATGCCGTTTACAAAGTCCATGGGAACTATGGAAGGATCTTCAG TGAGTGGAGCGTCATAGAGAAAGAGATGGGAGACGGGCTGCAGAGCGCTGGCCATCACATCGATGC ATATGCAGCTTCGATAGATGACATTTTAGAAGAGGAGGAGCATTATGCTGACCAGCTGAAAGAATATCTTTTCTATGCTGAAGCTCTGAG GGCAGTGTGTAGAAAACACGAGCTGACCCAGTTTGAGCTGGAGATGGCCTCCCAGGACCTCATCTCAAAGAAGCAGCAACGTGAGGAGCTGGCTACAGGG ATAGTACGCACATTCTCCTTTAAGGGGATAACTAACAAGATTTTTGGGCAAGAAGCACCTGAGCAGAGGGAGGCCAGACTGAACCTCCTGGAGGAGCTGACATCAGAGGGTGAAGAAGCCGTCAAAGAGAAAACAGCCGAGTGCGA CGAGCACGCTGAAAGGGCAGTGACAGACATCCTGCAGTTTAAGGAACAGAAGGACAAAGATCTACAGGAAGCACTCATCAGCTACGCACTCATGCAGATCAGCATGTGCAAGAAG GGAATACAAGTCTGGAGCAATGCCAGAGAATGTTTTCTTAAAATGTAA